The following DNA comes from Oncorhynchus mykiss isolate Arlee chromosome 16, USDA_OmykA_1.1, whole genome shotgun sequence.
agtgaaatgcttcgtaaacaacaggtgtagactaacagtgaaatgctttgtgaacaacaggtgtagactagcagtaaaatgctttgtgaacaacaggtgtagactaacagtgaaatgctttgtgaacaacaggtgtggactaacagtaaaatgctttgtgaacaacaggtgtagactaacagtaaaatgcttcgtaaacaacaggtgtagactaacagtaaaatgctatgtgaacaacaggtgtggactaacagtaaaatgctatgtgaacaacaggtgtggactaacagtaaaatgctttgtgaacaacaggtgtggactaacagtaaaatgctttgtgaacaacaggtgtggactaacagtaaaatgctttgtgaacaacaggtgtagactaacagtaaaatgctttgtgaacaacaggtgtagactaacagtaaaatgctatgtgaacaacaggtgtggactaacagtaaaatgcttcgtaaacaacaggtgtagactaacagtaaaatgctttgtgaacaacaggtgtggactaacagtaaaatgctatgtgaacaacaggtgtagactaacagtaaaatgctttgtgaacaacaggtgtggactaacagtaaaatgctatgtgaacaacaggtgtggactaacagtaaaatgctatgtgaacaacaggtgtggactaacagtaaaatgctttgtgaacaacaggtgtggactaacagtaaaatgcttcgtaaacaacaggtgtagactaacagtaaaatgcttcgtaaacaacaggtgtagactaacagtaaaatgctttgtgaacaacaggtgtagactaacagtaaaatgcttcgtaaacaacaggtgtagactaacagtaaaatgcttagtgaacaacaggtgtagactaacagtaaaatgctatgtgaacaacaggtgtggactaacagtgaaatgcttcgtaaacaacaggtgtagactaacagtgaaatgctttgtgaacaacaggtgtagactagcagtaaaatgctttgtgaacaacaggtgtagactaacagtgaaatgctttgtgaacaacaggtgtggactaacagtaaaatgctttgtgaacaacaggtgtagactaacagtaaaatgcttcgtaaacaacaggtgtagactaacagtaaaatgctatgtgaacaacaggtgtgggtggactaacagtaaaatgctatgtgaacaacaggtgtggactaacagtaaaatgctttgtgaacaacaggtgtggactaacagtaaaatgcttcgtaaacaacaggtgtagactaacagtaaaatgcttcgtaaacaacaggtgtagactaacagtaaaatgctttgtgaacaacaggtgtagactaacagtaaaatgcttcgtaaacaacaggtgtagactaacagtaaaatgcttagtgaacaacaggtgtagactaacagtaaaatgctatgtgaacaacaggtgtggactaacagtgaaatgcttcgtaaacaacaggtgtagactaacagtgaaatgctttgtgaacaacaggtgtagactagcagtaaaatgctttgtgaacaacaggtgtagactaacagtgaaatgctttgtgaacaacaggtgtggactaacagtaaaatgctttgtgaacaacaggtgtagactaacagtaaaatgcttcgtaaacaacaggtgtggactaacagtaaaatgctttgtgaacaacaggtgtggactaacagtaaaatgcttagtaaacaacaggtgtggactaacagtaaaatgctttgtgaacaacaggtgtggactaacagtaaaatgctttgtgaacaacaggtgtagactaacagtaaaatgctttgtgaacaacaggtgtagactaacagtaaaatgcttagtaaacaacagctgtagactaacagtaaaatgcttagtaaacaacaggtgtggactaacagtaaaatgctttgtgaacaacaggtgtggactaacagtaaaatgctttgtgaacaacaggtgtggactaacagtaaaatgctttgtgaacaacaggtgtagactaacagtaaaatgctatgtgaacaacaggtgtagactaacagtaaaatgctatgtgaacaacaggtgtagactaacagtaaaatgcttagtgaacaacaggtgtagactaacagtaaaatgcttcgtaaacaacaggtgtggactaacagtaaaatgctatgtgaacaacaggtgtggactaacagtaaaatgcttagtgaacaacaggtgtagactaacagtaaaatgcttcgtaaacaacaggtgtagactaacagtaaaatgctttgtgaacaacaggtgtagactaacagtaaaatgctttgtgaacaacaggtgtagactaacagtaaaatgcttagtgaacaacaggtgtggactaacagtaaaatgcgtcgtaaacaacaggtgtggactaacagtaaaatgctttgtgaacaacaggtgtggactaacagtgaaatgcttatttaacgGACCCTTgccaacaacgcagagagaaagaacatagagaaataatagaagagtaaaacatgtaataatacAAGGTATAATCGATTATATTTCCTGTATACTGCAGGTTCGTTGTTGTGTACATTTTCTCCTGCCCTATGGTATGGCATTACAACGTGagtatttcacacacacacacacacacacgtcaaaatAATGCAACATACACTATAACATTCATGCTAATAAGGAAAAGGTAGTTGGAGTTATGGACCATGCTGGAGTGGCTAAAGCCTAAAAATGTCTACCCCTGGGGCGCAACATCAGGAAGTTGCATTAGTCACTcgagcatggtggtggaaaatggtgTTTCATAAAGAAAGTATGTTTTCTTCCACCTTAAATTAAAATTGAGTTGAGTAGGAGAATGGAGAATGTGTGGAACTGGTCGTCAGGGGACCAGCTGGGCATATCAAGCCCAGACAATAGCGGAGTGGGTGACAGTTATCATACCGGTGTGACCTGTGTAACGGTAGCAAAAGGCAGCTGTGTTAGATCTCACTGGCAAAGCTAGGCAGGTGCTAATAGCATTAGTATTAGATTGGTTTAAGTGTCGTATTGTTTGAttggtaactatagtaacagaAGCAGTCCACAGGAGGTTCCTTAGGTTTGTGAAAACTGTCCTGTTTGAtctaatggctggagcggaatcatttggaatggtatcaaatacatctaACACATGGTTTCCAGTAGTATAATGCCATTACATTTGCTCCGTTCCCgggcattattatgagccgttctcctctCAACAGCCTCGTGTGAAGCAGACAGGAGACCAGACCCCACACAGAAGCTTACTCATGAGTGCTACACATCGGTAGAGTACGAGACAAATTCCTCCTCTAATCTCAAGCGCTTTGAGCATGGAAAAAGCACTGCACTACCAAACCAATCCAGTATCAGAATTTATTTGCTGGACTTGCCAGACTTGCTTGCTTTGGTGGCTTTGGTAGCTTTGATGTCCATCTTGGTCTTCTGAATACGAGAAAAGATCTCCTTGAACAGAGCTTTGTACTCTGGCGTGCTCTGGCCCAGTCGTTTATCTACCGCCTCCACCTGCTTACTGATGCTCTCCATCACCTCGGGGGTGGAGGGGGACTGGGTGGGGGAGGGCGGGGGTGCAGGGGTGGGGCCCATGGCACAGTCCTTCATGGAGGGGTCCCTGGAGACGGGACGCGAGGTCTGCACCCCCGCGTGGCACAGGGACTCCTCGTGGCGCCGGCACTTCCTTAACAGCTCCTCATACTTCTCCAGCAGAGCGTGGTACTGCTCATCCACCTCCCTCAGGATGGACATCCCTCTCTTACGGACGCTGTTGGCGTGGATCGCGTagcttcctcttctcctcccggATGCGTCCCTGGCCACGATGGCATTCAGTGCCGTGTCGCTGCAGCTCTTCCTGACGGGGCTGGAGGCAGGTAACGACTCTCCACCTAAGCCTCCTCCCCCCTCGCCCTCCCCCCTGAACCCTCCACccacttctcctccctccccctccagggTGTCTGTCTCGGGGGTGTTGTTGAGGAGGGTCTGGGTGAAGCCCACGCCGTCATCTTCGCTGCTCAGGAGGAGGGTCCTCGCCCGTCGGAGCTGCTGAAGTTCCTGGAGCTCTGCCTCTAGTTCACGAACCCGTGCCTGGCAGCTCTCTGCaccctgtcaatcaatcaatgagTCAATCATTCAGTCAGATAGTCAATAAACCAATCActcaatatttttttattcttccAGAAAAGAGGGAGAGTTAGGAGTCCTACTATATTTAAGTTAGGAACAAGTATCAGTATCACTCATTGGATTGAACAGACTTAGTAGAACAAGTATCAGTATCACTCATTGGATTGAACCAACTTAGTAGAACATGCaaccataaaaaaaaacagagtcACTCCTTTTGGAATGAATATTAAATGGAGTTGAAATAGGATTCTGACCAGCACACGTGACTCCAGACGAGAGAACTCCCCCAGGAGGACGTGACACTCCCTCTCCGCCCCCTCCCTGCGACCCCGCTCCGCCCTCACGGCCGAACGCAGCGCCGACACCGCCTCTCTCAGACGCTCGTTCTCCTCCTCTGCTGGCTGGCGCTTAGTCTCTGAGGTGAAGCTGTCTGAGCGGCCCACCACGAACCCATCCTCATAcctgacggacagacagagagagagagagacacacagttcCACACAATATCAGCTAAAATCCTGACATCGCTGAGCCTCTCATATTAAAACGACCATCTTTCctgtcgttttttttttttgtcttgccaACTTAACGATGTGACACAGACAGGGGTTCACACACTAAAAGATTATTTACTTGGTCGT
Coding sequences within:
- the LOC110491316 gene encoding cerebellar degeneration-related protein 2-like encodes the protein MLGMEEFVTDEEEPWYDQQDLESDLHLAAELGKTLLERNKELEDSLQQIYITNEEQVQEIEYLAKQLEVLREMNEQHAKVYEQLDGTARELELTNRTLVLDSKASQHKIERLTGTIETLQTQVESLSGQVEQLHSLELLRVRREKRERRKTIASFPCLRELCTAPKYEDGFVVGRSDSFTSETKRQPAEEENERLREAVSALRSAVRAERGRREGAERECHVLLGEFSRLESRVLGAESCQARVRELEAELQELQQLRRARTLLLSSEDDGVGFTQTLLNNTPETDTLEGEGGEVGGGFRGEGEGGGGLGGESLPASSPVRKSCSDTALNAIVARDASGRRRGSYAIHANSVRKRGMSILREVDEQYHALLEKYEELLRKCRRHEESLCHAGVQTSRPVSRDPSMKDCAMGPTPAPPPSPTQSPSTPEVMESISKQVEAVDKRLGQSTPEYKALFKEIFSRIQKTKMDIKATKATKASKSGKSSK